From Monomorium pharaonis isolate MP-MQ-018 chromosome 9, ASM1337386v2, whole genome shotgun sequence, the proteins below share one genomic window:
- the LOC105834781 gene encoding solute carrier family 12 member 9, whose amino-acid sequence MIASEVGSTNTEPVHIRITNEKAPLINGRSMLQRLSNIFKIGRTSHSEGDGYVEFGTLSMDNARTLGTFAGVFSPVTLSMFSALVFIRMGYIVGNAGLFVTLIQFIIAYGILLFTVASVCAISTNGAVEGGGAYFMISRTLGPEFGGSIGTLFFMANIVSSALCISGCAEGLVENFGPSGYLSGKTGFIPDGRWWRFLYCSVLNTANLIVCLIGAAMFAKTSVAILAVVCICLGSVFISFLTQDAMEISIPDANTLVQNVTEHVNGSYTGLLSSTLSSNLYSNYSADYSSGGTMTDFASVFGVLFSGVTGIMAGANMSGELKNPGRNIPRGTLSAVLFTFICYILLSLLTAATTSRFLLQNNFMYMMPINIWPPFVAVGILTATFSAGLSNLIGSSRVLEALAKDNVFGSGLNFIIQGTWRGNPITAVLTSWILVQTILLIGSLNTIAQINSVLFLLSYLATNLACLGLELASAPNFRPTFNYFTWHTATIGLLGTLIMMFIINSIYASSSIILCLILIIVLHLFSPSKNAPWGSISQALIFHQVRKYLLMLDSRKDHVKFWRPQMLLMVASPRSACPLIDFVNDLKKGGLYVIGHVKVGEFTSQNSDPTIEEYPHWLSLVDHMRVKAFVELTVTKTVREGMQHLIRLSGMGAMKPNTIVLGFYDEETPRNFFLDSQYATTMFENGTILPNNTVFPLRQATGEKNLDLVQYVGMCSDVLRMKKNLCLCRNFHLLNKAQLTKNSNLKYIDVWPVNFFQPTDQDPFDTTSLFMLQLACIINMVSSWKNLHLRVFHCETADGSESLSISDSPNSMSEYPRISNEHRIRKSLNLLRISASIKRIPEWGDQIRGLKGRPLLEPKNQYESSTESNNVLSNVSRAYILGVNQLIRQNSSQTATTFIYLPAPPASNTWDEDDMYQQYLQSLTELTVDLPPTVLVHGVSAVTSTTL is encoded by the exons ATGATTGCGTCGGAAGTTGGTTCCACAAACACAGAACCTGTCCATATCAGGATTACAAATGAGAAAGCGCCTTTGATCAATGGCAGGAGTATGCTTCAACGactaagtaatatttttaaaattggaagGACATCACACTCTGAGGGAGATGGCTATGTCGAATTTGGTACTCTTAGCATGGATAACGCTCGTACATTGGGAACCTTTGCTGGTGTATTCAGTCCAGTTACACTGTCTATGTTCAGTGCCTTAGTTTTTATACGAATGG gaTACATTGTTGGTAATGCGGGATTATTTGTAACTTTAATTCAGTTCATAATAGCAtatggtattttattattcacagTCGCGTCTGTTTGCGCTATATCGACCAATGGAGCTGTAGAGGGTGGTGGCGCTTACT TTATGATCAGTCGAACATTAGGACCTGAATTTGGCGGCTCTATTGGCACTTTATTTTTCATGGCCAATATAGTATCTAGTGCGCTTTGTATTTCTGGATGTGCTGAGGGTTTGGTCGAAAACTTTGGCCCATCTGGTTATTTGAGTGGCAAAACTGGATTTATACCAGATGGTCGATGGTGgagatttttatattgttctgTACTAAATACTGCTAATCTTATAGTTTGTCTTATTGGAGCCGCAATGTTTGCGAAAACTAGTGTTGCGATTTTGGCAGTTGTCTGCATATGTCTGGGTAgtgtttttattagttttttaactCAAGATGCAATGgag atatcaaTACCAGATGCAAATACATTGGTACAAAATGTAACAGAGCACGTAAACGGAAGTTATACAGGTCTTTTGTCTTCTACACTTTCCAGCAATCTCTATTCGAATTATAGTGCCGATTATTCAAGTGGAGGCACTATGACAGATTTTGCAAGCGTTTTTGGTGTTTTGTTCAGTGGTGTAACTGGGATAATGGCCGGAGCAAATATGAGcg GTGAACTGAAGAATCCCGGCCGGAACATTCCACGTGGAACATTATCTGCTGTACTATTTACCTTTATATGCTACATTTTGTTATCTTTACTGACAGCTGCCACGACTAGCcgttttttattgcaaaacaattttatgtacatGATGCCAATTAATATTTGGCCACCATTTGTTGCTGTTGGCATTCTTACAGCTACATTTAGCGCTGGTTTAAGTAATTTGATAGGTTCCAGCAGAGTATTGGAAGCGTTAGCCAAAGACAATGTATTTg GTTCGGGATTGAATTTTATCATACAAGGCACGTGGCGCGGCAATCCAATAACAGCAGTACTAACTTCGTGGATTTTAGTTCAGACAATTTTGCTTATTGGCTCGTTAAATACTATCGCACAAATTAACTCAGTACTGTTTCTTTTAAGTTATCTCGCTACTAATCTTGCGTGTCTTGGATTAGAACTTGCTAGTGCACCAAACTTTAG GCCAACATTTAATTACTTCACATGGCACACAGCGACTATAGGTCTTCTTGGAACACTAATAATGATGttcataattaatagtatttacGCTTCCAGTAGCATAATTTTATgcttaatattgataattgtgCTACATTTATTCTCGCCGAGTAAAAATGCACCGTGGGGCAGTATATCTCAAGCATTGATATTCCATCAAGTCAGAAAATATTTACTCATGTTGGATTCACGCAAGGATCACGTTAAATTTTGGCGTCCACAGATGTTACTGATGGTTGCGTCTCCGCGTTCCGCGTGTCCTCTTATCGATTTCGTAAATGATTTGAAGAAAGGGGGACTCTATGTCATTGGGCACGTAAAGGTTGGTGAATTTACCAGTCAAAATAGCGATCCTACGATAGAGGAATACCCGCACTGGTTGAGTTTAGTTGACCATATGAGAGTTAAAGCCTTCGTCGAATTGACTGTGACGAAAACGGTGCGCGAAGGCATGCAACATTTAATAAGACTGTCTGGCATGGGCGCGATGAAACCGAATACGATCGTTCTTGGTTTTTATGATGAAGAAACGCCAAGAAACTTTTTCTTAGATTCCCAATACGCGACAACGATGTTTGAAAATGGTACAATACTTCCGAATAACACTGTGTTTCCTCTAAGACAAGCAACAGGCGAAAAGAATCTAGATCTGGTTCAATATGTTGGTATGTGCTCGGATGTTTTGAGAATGAAGAAGAATTTATGTCTATGTAGAAATTTCCATCTGTTAAATAAAGCACAATTAACGAA AAActcaaatttgaaatatatcgaTGTATGGCCAGTCAACTTTTTCCAACCAACCGATCAAGATCCATTCGATACAACATCGTTATTTATGCTTCAACTCGCATGTATCATCAACATGGTATCTAGTTGGAAGAATCTGCATCTCAGAGTGTTTCACTGCGAAACTGCTGATGGCAGCGAGAGCTTAAGTATCTCAGATTCTCCCAATTCGATGAGCGAATACCCGAGAATTTCAAACGAGCACAGAATCCGAAAATCGTTGAATTTGTTGAGAATCTCTGCATCGATAAAAAGAATTCCGGAATGGGGTGACCAGATCCGAGGACTAAAGGGTAGACCTTTGCTTGAACCAAAAAATCAATATGAATCAAGTACAGAGTCCAATAATGTTTTAAGTAATGTGTCTCGGGCTTATATATTGgg CGTTAATCAACTGATAAGGCAGAATTCTTCTCAAACTGCGACAACATTCATCTATTTGCCTGCACCACCAGCCTCGAATACTTGGGATGAGGATGATATGTACCAACAATATCTACAATCGTTGACAGAATTAACTGTTGATTTACCACCGACAGTTTTGGTACATGGTGTTAGTGCCGTCACGTCAACCACCTTATAA